One Calditrichia bacterium DNA window includes the following coding sequences:
- a CDS encoding hydroxyacid dehydrogenase: protein MRLLIASSIYPPKVEELKQKHDVICAYNGSEDVLKNAITNRQVLIFRSGVQISAAVMEAGPELELLIRAGSGTDNIDMDYVQQRGLKLIRVPEPGAKAVAEMSFTMMLMLARNLRKADTWLREGKWGKTELTGYLLTGKTLGVIGCGNIGSRVGWMGAAWDMKAIGCVDESDKNADYVSYCAAKGIRLTSFDEVLETADFISIHVPLMDSTRGLIGAKEIAKMKKGSYLVNLARGGVVDEDALYDALVSGHLRGAGTDVHMNEGKNFHSRLTALENVVLTPHIGAQTFDSQMEIGERITQILHEHITEKSSVL from the coding sequence ATGCGATTACTTATAGCCAGTTCTATTTATCCGCCAAAGGTGGAAGAACTCAAACAAAAACATGATGTTATCTGTGCGTACAACGGCAGTGAAGATGTATTGAAAAATGCCATCACCAACCGGCAAGTACTTATTTTCCGGAGCGGTGTGCAGATTTCCGCAGCCGTAATGGAAGCTGGACCTGAGTTGGAATTGCTCATCCGGGCAGGTTCCGGAACGGATAATATCGACATGGATTACGTTCAGCAACGCGGGTTGAAACTCATTCGGGTTCCCGAACCGGGCGCAAAAGCAGTTGCCGAAATGTCATTCACGATGATGTTGATGCTCGCCCGCAACTTACGCAAAGCTGACACTTGGCTTCGCGAAGGCAAATGGGGCAAAACAGAACTCACCGGATATTTGCTCACCGGCAAAACCCTCGGCGTTATCGGTTGCGGCAACATCGGCTCACGTGTGGGGTGGATGGGTGCAGCATGGGATATGAAAGCCATTGGCTGCGTTGATGAATCCGATAAAAATGCTGATTATGTTTCGTACTGCGCTGCCAAAGGCATTCGCCTGACCAGTTTCGATGAAGTGCTCGAAACCGCAGATTTTATCAGCATTCACGTCCCGCTGATGGATAGCACTCGCGGATTGATCGGTGCAAAGGAAATTGCCAAAATGAAAAAAGGGAGCTATCTCGTCAATCTCGCCCGCGGTGGCGTGGTGGACGAAGATGCGCTGTACGATGCGCTCGTTTCCGGACATCTGCGCGGCGCCGGAACCGATGTTCACATGAATGAAGGCAAAAATTTCCATTCGCGATTGACGGCATTGGAAAACGTTGTGCTTACACCGCATATTGGCGCACAAACGTTCGATTCGCAGATGGAAATCGGCGAACGGATTACCCAGATTTTGCACGAGCACATCACCGAAAAAAGCAGCGTTTTATAG